One window from the genome of Variovorax sp. PAMC26660 encodes:
- a CDS encoding ShlB/FhaC/HecB family hemolysin secretion/activation protein, translating to MVTVAICPMLAVAQQSPSTPQPFVEQQRQQERERALREQNERTVDQRPQAAPPAPPHRIPESESPCFRIDRVLLVGEQSESFQWAIADLSGPDGNDSPIGRCLGTAGVNVVLARAQQAAIARGYVTTRVLAAPQDLSTGTLTLSLVPGRIAAIRTTADSSSTLLGSSALLATAIPARPGDLLNLRDIEQGLENLKRSPTAEADIQIEPSTAANAKPGDSDLVVKYVQSKKWRVTLSLDDSGTEATGRYQSGATVSLDNPLGLNDLLYVSANHSINNHVFGDPAKGTEGQTVHYSLPYGYWLLGFTASNSQYHQSVAGLNQDYIYAGKSNNAEIKLSRLIYRDQQRKTTVAIKGWRRESRNFVDDTEVEVQHRVVGGLEFSLNHKEFIGDATLEGTLAYKRGTGGFGSRAAPEEEFGEGTSRLKLYTADISLNAPFKLGEQKMRYSGLIRAQWNRTPLTPQDRFAIGGRYTVRGFDGETSLLGERGWLLRNDIGWAVGQSGAELYAGMDYGHVGGRSTVDLLGRSLAGAVIGVRGQWTKLSYDFFVGAPIRKPEGYRTAKVTLGFNLNASF from the coding sequence ATGGTCACTGTGGCCATTTGCCCGATGCTGGCTGTCGCCCAGCAATCACCCTCCACACCGCAACCTTTCGTCGAGCAGCAACGTCAGCAAGAGCGCGAACGCGCCTTACGCGAGCAGAACGAGCGCACTGTTGATCAGCGTCCACAAGCAGCTCCACCGGCACCCCCACACCGCATCCCCGAGTCCGAGTCCCCGTGCTTTCGCATCGACCGCGTGTTGCTTGTTGGTGAGCAGTCCGAGTCCTTCCAATGGGCCATTGCCGATCTGTCTGGCCCCGATGGCAACGATTCACCCATCGGCCGATGCCTCGGCACAGCCGGCGTCAACGTAGTCCTTGCACGCGCCCAGCAAGCCGCCATCGCTCGCGGCTACGTGACGACCCGCGTTCTCGCCGCGCCACAAGATCTCTCGACCGGCACCTTGACGCTGTCGCTCGTGCCGGGCCGCATCGCAGCCATTCGTACGACCGCCGACTCTTCATCGACATTGCTCGGCAGCTCAGCCTTGCTCGCCACAGCCATCCCCGCCCGCCCCGGCGACCTGCTGAACCTGCGCGACATCGAGCAAGGCCTGGAAAACCTCAAGCGTTCCCCCACCGCAGAAGCCGACATCCAGATCGAGCCTTCGACCGCCGCCAACGCCAAGCCCGGCGACAGCGACCTTGTCGTCAAGTACGTCCAATCCAAGAAGTGGCGCGTCACCCTGAGCCTGGACGACAGCGGCACTGAAGCCACGGGCCGCTACCAATCCGGCGCCACCGTCTCGCTGGACAACCCTCTCGGCCTGAACGACTTGCTCTACGTGAGTGCCAACCACAGCATCAACAACCACGTCTTCGGTGACCCGGCCAAGGGCACCGAAGGCCAGACCGTTCATTACTCGCTGCCCTACGGCTACTGGCTCCTGGGCTTCACCGCCTCCAACAGCCAGTACCACCAGAGCGTGGCTGGCCTGAACCAGGACTACATCTACGCCGGCAAGAGCAACAACGCCGAGATCAAGCTCTCGCGCCTGATCTATCGCGACCAGCAGCGCAAGACCACGGTGGCCATCAAGGGCTGGCGCCGCGAATCGCGCAACTTCGTGGACGACACCGAGGTCGAGGTGCAGCACCGCGTGGTCGGTGGCCTGGAGTTCAGCCTGAACCACAAGGAGTTCATCGGCGATGCCACGCTCGAAGGCACGCTGGCCTACAAGCGCGGCACCGGTGGCTTCGGCTCGCGCGCCGCGCCGGAAGAAGAGTTCGGCGAGGGCACTTCGCGCCTGAAGCTGTACACGGCCGACATCAGCCTCAACGCGCCGTTCAAGCTTGGTGAGCAGAAGATGCGCTACTCAGGCCTGATTCGGGCGCAGTGGAACCGCACACCGCTGACGCCGCAAGACCGCTTTGCCATCGGCGGGCGCTATACGGTGCGCGGCTTCGATGGCGAGACGAGCCTACTGGGCGAGCGCGGCTGGCTGCTGCGCAATGACATCGGCTGGGCGGTGGGGCAGAGTGGCGCGGAGCTTTATGCAGGCATGGACTACGGCCACGTTGGCGGCCGCTCCACGGTCGACCTTCTGGGGCGAAGCCTGGCGGGAGCAGTCATCGGCGTGCGGGGCCAGTGGACCAAGCTGAGCTACGACTTCTTCGTCGGCGCGCCCATCCGCAAGCCCGAGGGCTATCGCACAGCCAAGGTCACGCTGGGATTCAACCTCAACGCGAGCTTCTAA
- a CDS encoding SDR family oxidoreductase: MTSTNLDGQVAVVTGATGGIGLAVARELHSLGVKLVLTARSEVQLLRLQHELGASFIAADITEPDLPSRLLELALSTHGRCDIVLNNAGVIEVGAIDAIDIDKVCGMARVNVESTFRVAYTFVRHFLAQHGGHLINISSVLGTKVRPTAGAYAGTKFAIEALSEALRMELAGTAVAVTCIEPGLVMTGLHRDWQVHPSEGMNIQRPLQPEDVARCVSFALTQPSHVRIPKLMVLPGEHQI; this comes from the coding sequence ATGACTTCTACGAATCTCGACGGCCAGGTTGCCGTTGTCACTGGCGCCACAGGAGGCATCGGCCTTGCAGTGGCGAGAGAACTTCACTCTCTCGGAGTGAAACTTGTTCTGACAGCGCGCTCCGAGGTCCAACTGTTGCGCCTGCAACATGAGTTGGGCGCATCGTTCATCGCGGCGGACATCACCGAGCCCGACCTCCCAAGTCGATTGCTCGAGTTGGCACTGTCGACTCACGGGCGTTGTGACATCGTGTTGAATAACGCGGGAGTGATCGAGGTCGGCGCGATCGATGCCATCGACATCGACAAAGTTTGCGGCATGGCGCGTGTCAATGTCGAATCCACTTTCCGAGTCGCCTATACCTTCGTGCGTCATTTTCTGGCGCAGCATGGTGGGCATCTGATTAATATCTCAAGCGTTCTCGGCACCAAGGTGCGTCCTACGGCGGGGGCCTATGCAGGAACCAAGTTCGCAATCGAGGCGCTTTCGGAGGCGCTCCGTATGGAATTGGCGGGCACAGCCGTGGCTGTCACCTGCATCGAGCCTGGTTTGGTCATGACGGGGCTGCATCGGGACTGGCAAGTCCATCCCAGTGAAGGCATGAACATCCAACGCCCCTTGCAACCCGAGGATGTCGCACGATGCGTGAGCTTTGCACTTACCCAGCCCAGCCACGTCAGAATTCCCAAGCTCATGGTGCTGCCGGGCGAGCACCAGATATGA
- a CDS encoding tripartite tricarboxylate transporter substrate binding protein: MTISRRAIALSGMGAALLAGTSRVCAQARTGTLTILVAQPAGGVTDVFARAVAPALGQGLGRVAVVENVTGASGSIAANRLLAAVPDGSTLFVGSPSETVLAPLTLRAVRYKASDFRLLGLINDSPLALYARRDLPANNLDELIALARKGVERPLSYGSTGQGSLFHLVTETLLSATGIQATHVPYRGGMPMLTDLQGGVIDFAVMPVDALLGSMVAGGRLKVLGVSSARRLARFPAAPTFDESRAAPAIGRPSIWVGLLVPAAMSESDSVQLHKIVTQALGNADVRKTIDAAGGAVPPPMSRLDAARFYAADILKLQALAKAAQVEPM; the protein is encoded by the coding sequence ATGACCATCTCGCGCCGTGCGATCGCCCTGTCGGGCATGGGCGCAGCGCTGCTCGCCGGCACATCCCGCGTTTGCGCCCAAGCCCGTACCGGCACTCTCACCATCCTGGTGGCGCAGCCTGCCGGCGGCGTGACGGATGTGTTCGCGCGGGCTGTTGCGCCGGCGCTGGGTCAGGGGCTGGGGCGTGTCGCGGTGGTGGAAAACGTCACCGGGGCGAGCGGCTCCATTGCCGCCAACCGCCTGCTGGCCGCCGTGCCCGACGGCAGCACGCTCTTCGTGGGATCGCCCTCCGAGACCGTGCTCGCACCGCTCACCCTGCGCGCTGTCAGGTACAAGGCCTCGGATTTCCGGCTCCTGGGCTTGATCAACGATTCGCCACTGGCGCTGTACGCGCGCCGCGACTTGCCTGCAAACAACCTTGACGAACTCATCGCACTGGCGCGCAAAGGCGTCGAGCGGCCCCTGAGCTATGGCAGCACGGGTCAAGGCTCGTTGTTCCACCTCGTAACGGAGACGTTGCTGTCCGCCACGGGCATCCAGGCGACGCACGTGCCTTACCGCGGCGGCATGCCCATGCTGACCGACCTTCAGGGCGGCGTCATCGACTTCGCGGTGATGCCCGTGGACGCGCTTCTGGGCAGCATGGTCGCCGGCGGCAGGTTGAAGGTGTTGGGCGTCTCGTCCGCGCGGCGGCTCGCGCGGTTCCCCGCCGCTCCAACCTTCGACGAAAGCCGAGCCGCGCCTGCCATCGGTCGCCCAAGCATCTGGGTCGGCCTGCTGGTGCCTGCCGCGATGAGCGAGAGCGACAGCGTGCAACTGCACAAGATCGTCACGCAGGCGCTCGGCAATGCGGATGTGCGCAAGACCATCGATGCCGCCGGGGGGGCTGTCCCGCCTCCGATGTCACGGCTCGACGCCGCGCGTTTCTATGCCGCGGACATCTTGAAGCTGCAGGCGCTCGCAAAGGCTGCGCAGGTCGAGCCGATGTAA
- a CDS encoding tetratricopeptide repeat protein has protein sequence MDNNTLKLICSGCGSSLEYSAGNRALKCMYCDAITEIEQAPNDDGRPSNAELVVPLGVTRAALEDVVYAHLAQGDLTPDNLLEHAVFSKVEQFYVPAFIYRGTYEADWTASFGFDRQEQYTVYEKDSQGRSRPVTKTKTVTDWRPVNGADRGDFTAIAYAGERLSSAGLDLPRIFVERPAVDELKPFDTSYVTGFEAEAFTVNAQEAYTARGSDLVDAQIDAGVRQHAQGDRQKDWRWKATTSKTDASVFLPICHVVYDYEGRTYNVWTDGTTGEKLVADPAPVDHERKKAIRWGYAPLVVSLLAAGGGYAYAEAHRIAFSPGLAAGAVVAAFVFAAWRKHSILSYSKGIRQALLSQRQLKSVDSLQLGSAERQALLESGTRPSRPFLSLTSKDAMLIPAVSSIAAAIFLVPLIPASFKGSPNPSYASASTPSRPQAPAAPPPVQVPPQQRAQSVETSVSAAPVAPVAVAAVAAVPVVAQVPAAPVAATPTIQFDPQLMQMLIAASKHQWDVVDSATAAPLALRNVNRDRSAGRAANAEGKSALQRGENQAAIEAFTRGVKADAVDPEIVNNLAFAYQESGAHAEAIDALNETLLLAPRRVAAWANLSASLAETGDRAASAAALSLALHYSGSRQKTLTFLGEQAQNGRSDAARAVASAVLSAADEIPTLGDNVTTARADVPARAMSPRPARTDAPPSQIKAEEAYAKQMNRQLEQQLRELSQK, from the coding sequence ATGGATAACAACACGCTCAAACTGATTTGCAGCGGCTGCGGCTCTTCTCTGGAATACTCGGCCGGCAATCGCGCGCTCAAGTGCATGTATTGCGATGCGATCACCGAGATCGAGCAGGCTCCGAACGATGATGGAAGACCATCCAATGCGGAGCTTGTGGTCCCGCTGGGTGTTACAAGGGCCGCGCTCGAGGATGTCGTCTACGCGCATCTTGCGCAGGGAGACCTGACACCAGATAACCTGCTAGAGCACGCAGTGTTCAGCAAGGTCGAACAGTTCTATGTGCCCGCCTTCATCTACCGCGGAACGTACGAAGCCGATTGGACCGCAAGCTTCGGTTTTGACCGGCAGGAGCAGTACACGGTTTACGAAAAGGACTCACAAGGAAGATCGCGCCCCGTCACCAAGACGAAGACCGTCACTGACTGGCGGCCTGTCAACGGCGCCGACCGGGGTGACTTCACAGCCATCGCCTACGCTGGAGAGCGGCTGTCCTCAGCCGGATTGGACCTTCCACGGATCTTCGTGGAACGCCCGGCAGTGGACGAGCTCAAGCCATTTGATACGTCATACGTGACAGGCTTCGAAGCCGAAGCGTTCACCGTCAATGCGCAGGAGGCATACACCGCGCGCGGGTCCGATCTCGTCGATGCACAGATCGATGCGGGAGTGAGGCAGCATGCGCAGGGCGATCGTCAGAAGGACTGGCGCTGGAAGGCCACGACGTCCAAGACCGACGCCAGTGTTTTTCTGCCCATTTGTCATGTCGTATATGACTACGAGGGCCGTACCTACAACGTGTGGACCGATGGTACGACAGGCGAAAAGCTGGTTGCTGATCCCGCGCCGGTCGACCACGAGCGAAAGAAGGCGATCCGCTGGGGCTATGCGCCGCTGGTCGTGTCACTCCTTGCGGCCGGTGGCGGTTATGCGTACGCGGAAGCGCATCGAATCGCCTTCAGCCCAGGGCTGGCCGCCGGCGCCGTGGTCGCTGCATTCGTATTCGCCGCCTGGCGCAAGCATTCGATCTTGTCGTACTCAAAAGGCATCCGGCAGGCACTTTTGAGCCAGCGACAGCTGAAGAGCGTGGATTCGCTGCAGCTCGGTTCTGCCGAGCGCCAGGCGCTGCTCGAGAGCGGTACCAGGCCGAGCCGTCCATTTCTTTCACTGACGTCCAAGGATGCAATGCTCATCCCTGCGGTCTCGTCGATCGCCGCCGCAATCTTCCTGGTACCCCTGATACCCGCGAGTTTCAAGGGTTCGCCGAATCCGAGCTATGCGAGCGCATCTACGCCCTCCAGGCCCCAAGCACCTGCGGCACCCCCGCCGGTTCAAGTCCCCCCGCAGCAGCGCGCGCAGAGCGTCGAGACTTCCGTTTCTGCCGCACCTGTTGCACCCGTCGCGGTAGCTGCGGTGGCGGCGGTCCCTGTCGTCGCACAGGTGCCAGCAGCCCCGGTGGCAGCGACACCAACGATCCAGTTTGACCCGCAGTTGATGCAAATGCTGATCGCCGCAAGCAAGCACCAATGGGACGTCGTCGATTCGGCGACTGCTGCGCCGCTGGCGCTGCGCAACGTGAATCGGGATCGTTCGGCCGGACGCGCCGCGAATGCCGAAGGTAAAAGCGCTTTGCAGCGCGGAGAGAACCAGGCCGCGATCGAGGCGTTCACGCGCGGCGTCAAAGCCGATGCAGTTGATCCTGAGATCGTGAATAACCTTGCCTTCGCCTACCAGGAGAGCGGAGCACATGCCGAGGCGATCGACGCCTTGAACGAGACTTTGCTCCTCGCGCCGCGTCGTGTGGCTGCGTGGGCGAACTTGTCCGCGTCGCTTGCAGAAACAGGCGACCGTGCGGCATCGGCGGCCGCGCTTTCGTTAGCGCTGCACTATTCGGGCAGTCGCCAGAAGACGCTCACGTTTCTGGGCGAACAGGCGCAGAACGGGCGCTCCGATGCAGCCCGCGCAGTCGCCAGCGCCGTCCTTTCCGCGGCAGATGAGATTCCGACGCTGGGCGATAACGTAACGACGGCTCGCGCGGACGTTCCGGCGCGTGCCATGTCGCCGCGACCGGCACGCACAGACGCACCTCCTTCGCAGATCAAAGCTGAAGAGGCCTACGCGAAGCAGATGAATCGGCAACTTGAACAACAACTCAGAGAACTGAGCCAGAAATGA
- a CDS encoding OST-HTH/LOTUS domain-containing protein, giving the protein MMDMHAAEVIKDLASKDVGFYASHDIPGGQATVHLTAQQDLRELLTHAIPETIRDSGGSRLSTVGGLVSKTHTSFDPRNYGFKKLSELVRAQPYLDVVDAPDGTGFVHVEVRLK; this is encoded by the coding sequence ATGATGGATATGCATGCTGCAGAAGTGATCAAGGATCTGGCCTCGAAGGATGTCGGCTTCTACGCTTCTCACGACATCCCAGGTGGTCAGGCAACCGTGCATCTGACCGCACAGCAAGATCTTAGGGAGTTGCTGACCCACGCCATCCCAGAGACGATCAGGGACAGCGGAGGGTCCAGACTGTCGACTGTTGGCGGACTCGTAAGCAAGACGCACACATCGTTCGATCCGAGAAACTATGGCTTCAAGAAGCTGAGCGAGTTGGTACGCGCCCAGCCGTACCTTGACGTGGTAGATGCACCCGACGGCACAGGATTCGTGCACGTCGAGGTTCGGTTGAAATAA
- a CDS encoding LacI family DNA-binding transcriptional regulator, giving the protein MKNPTAGKPAPIGAGPSVASGSKARAPARGQRRPTQRDIALATGLSQTAVSLVLNRVEPSTVSAEARELILQTAQRLGYVPNRMARNLQSARTHTLACIIPDITNPTFPALVRGFQSAADAAGYDTMIFDTDGTLERERRALQWLSQGHVDGVMALFFHFDDADLAQALHGRIAVVQMVSEYRPSGDIDQVYIDNAAAAQAMTQALIDKGHQRIAMLSCPRGPGAERQRGFHAAMQKAGLSASLITADDFTQVAGLRAMEAELAEHFHCSAVFAANDLLAIGAMAALRAAGRRIPDDVAVAGFDDIPSAQLLHPALTTVRRFEHEMGRFAAELLIARLDGLDADQPGRGFERPFELVMRDSA; this is encoded by the coding sequence ATGAAAAATCCCACGGCCGGCAAACCCGCTCCCATCGGGGCCGGCCCCTCGGTGGCATCCGGCAGCAAGGCCAGGGCGCCTGCGAGGGGCCAGCGACGCCCCACGCAGCGTGACATCGCCCTCGCCACGGGCTTGTCGCAGACCGCCGTGTCCCTGGTGCTCAACCGCGTGGAGCCGTCCACGGTGTCGGCGGAAGCGCGTGAACTGATATTGCAGACCGCACAGCGGCTGGGCTATGTGCCCAACCGCATGGCCCGCAACCTCCAGTCCGCGCGAACGCACACGCTGGCGTGCATCATCCCGGACATCACGAACCCGACCTTTCCCGCCCTTGTGCGGGGTTTCCAGTCCGCTGCCGACGCGGCAGGGTACGACACGATGATCTTCGACACCGACGGCACGCTCGAGCGCGAGCGCCGGGCGTTGCAGTGGCTGTCGCAGGGGCATGTGGACGGCGTGATGGCGCTGTTCTTTCACTTCGACGACGCCGATCTGGCGCAGGCGCTGCACGGCCGCATTGCCGTGGTCCAGATGGTCAGCGAGTACCGGCCGTCCGGCGACATCGACCAGGTCTATATCGACAACGCAGCGGCGGCGCAGGCCATGACACAGGCTCTGATCGACAAAGGGCACCAACGCATCGCCATGCTCTCCTGCCCGAGAGGCCCGGGCGCGGAACGCCAGCGTGGCTTTCATGCCGCGATGCAGAAGGCGGGGCTTTCAGCCAGTCTCATTACCGCCGACGACTTCACACAAGTGGCGGGCTTGCGTGCCATGGAAGCCGAGTTGGCCGAGCACTTCCATTGCAGCGCCGTGTTCGCGGCCAACGATCTGCTGGCGATCGGAGCCATGGCAGCGTTGCGCGCGGCAGGCCGACGCATTCCCGACGATGTCGCGGTGGCCGGCTTCGACGACATTCCCTCTGCGCAACTGCTGCATCCTGCGTTGACCACGGTGCGCCGCTTCGAACACGAGATGGGCCGCTTTGCAGCCGAGTTGCTGATTGCGCGATTGGACGGCCTCGACGCGGACCAACCAGGCCGCGGCTTTGAGCGACCTTTCGAGCTGGTCATGCGCGACTCGGCCTGA
- a CDS encoding AP2 domain-containing protein → MPKGIPNPPSMRGIWRMEDRWEVSIIRQGQRHRRVFLFSTHSGVRASLKVAKQWRDEVEAKKPLTPRYVQASKPRVDSPSGIAGVTCIRWAPDGAPSVWRAQTRVDGRNLNRSFSIGRYGERAQDLAIEAREKQLEQMKQWLLSRNA, encoded by the coding sequence ATGCCAAAGGGCATACCGAATCCACCGTCCATGCGCGGCATTTGGCGCATGGAAGACCGCTGGGAAGTCTCGATCATTCGACAGGGCCAACGCCACCGCCGAGTGTTCTTGTTCAGCACGCACAGTGGAGTTCGCGCTTCGCTGAAGGTTGCCAAGCAATGGCGCGACGAGGTTGAGGCCAAGAAGCCGTTGACGCCCCGCTATGTACAGGCATCCAAGCCGCGCGTCGATTCGCCCAGCGGCATCGCCGGCGTGACCTGCATTCGTTGGGCTCCAGATGGTGCCCCCTCCGTTTGGCGAGCCCAGACACGTGTTGACGGTCGAAACTTGAACAGATCGTTCAGTATCGGGCGCTACGGAGAGCGTGCTCAGGACTTGGCCATCGAAGCTCGTGAAAAGCAACTTGAGCAAATGAAGCAGTGGCTGCTATCACGGAATGCGTGA
- a CDS encoding protein-export chaperone SecB, whose product MLSDHAPWNRKLAVDATTHTAGKDFHLHILTRIDMFAFQSIRTCRVSALWFLVLEALICWSLSFGVQAQDAKFFKIERIYLKQAFVEQPRSPYVFLETELPDVNIMIDTSTQDIGKDLIEVSVLAKISVINAKGVVFTLSATQAGVFEIKGLSPAEMEIQKKVTLPQLLYPYLRANVTDLVMKASFPPVILAEIDFRQLKRPKEDARK is encoded by the coding sequence ATGCTGTCCGACCACGCTCCGTGGAACAGAAAGCTGGCTGTTGATGCGACCACGCATACGGCTGGCAAGGACTTCCATCTTCATATCCTGACGCGCATCGACATGTTTGCCTTTCAATCAATACGAACGTGCCGCGTCTCGGCCTTGTGGTTCTTGGTTCTCGAGGCCTTAATCTGCTGGAGCTTGTCGTTCGGCGTCCAGGCGCAAGATGCCAAGTTCTTCAAGATCGAGCGAATCTATCTGAAGCAGGCATTTGTGGAGCAGCCCAGATCGCCCTATGTGTTTCTCGAAACAGAGTTGCCCGATGTCAACATCATGATCGATACCTCGACCCAGGACATCGGCAAGGACCTGATCGAAGTTTCCGTGCTCGCGAAGATTTCAGTGATCAATGCCAAAGGCGTTGTCTTCACACTGAGTGCAACCCAGGCGGGCGTGTTTGAGATCAAGGGCCTTTCGCCGGCGGAGATGGAAATACAGAAGAAGGTCACGCTACCGCAGTTGCTCTACCCGTACCTACGCGCGAACGTGACTGACCTTGTAATGAAGGCTAGCTTTCCACCGGTGATCCTTGCCGAGATTGATTTTCGACAGTTGAAGAGGCCGAAAGAGGATGCTCGGAAGTAG
- a CDS encoding SPFH domain-containing protein gives MAVIDLVKWDGTPNIVAWKYPSTELSTWTQLIVSESQEAFLVRGGVYDGPFGAGRHTLSTENLPLLRSLIGIPFGGKSPFSAEVWYVNRVTNLDVKWGTADAIPLQDPKYGIMIPVRAFGQYGIRIVDSKRFLLKLVGTLPGFDVDTLSSYLKGVLITRIKTEIATCIARAGISILEVATQLDTLSASLKAALIPELAEYGVALAQFNIHSINVPENDEAVITLRKALAKRAEMGIIGFTYQQERSFNVMETAAGNEGTAGGVMGAGLGLGMGIGMGPSIGSNFAQAAADIRPYAAPPPPASAPEAVPHAPPPPPVAAPASVGPSERIRLLKELAELKQSGVLTDAEFDSEKARILAS, from the coding sequence GTGGCAGTAATAGATCTGGTGAAGTGGGATGGCACCCCAAACATCGTTGCATGGAAATATCCGAGCACCGAGCTCTCCACTTGGACGCAGCTCATCGTCAGTGAGTCTCAAGAAGCATTTCTTGTGCGTGGGGGCGTCTATGACGGCCCGTTCGGTGCAGGCAGACACACGCTCAGCACTGAAAACCTACCCCTCCTGCGCTCGCTGATCGGCATACCTTTCGGGGGTAAATCACCGTTCAGCGCAGAAGTTTGGTACGTCAATCGCGTCACCAACCTGGACGTGAAGTGGGGCACGGCCGATGCAATTCCGCTTCAAGATCCCAAGTACGGCATCATGATTCCGGTGCGCGCTTTCGGGCAGTACGGCATTCGGATTGTGGATTCGAAGCGCTTTCTTCTCAAACTCGTGGGCACGCTGCCGGGGTTTGACGTCGACACGCTTTCCAGCTACCTCAAAGGCGTCCTGATCACGCGGATCAAGACCGAAATCGCGACTTGCATCGCTCGCGCAGGCATTTCGATTCTGGAGGTCGCTACGCAGCTTGATACGCTGTCGGCGTCTCTCAAGGCCGCACTTATCCCTGAGCTTGCCGAATATGGCGTGGCGCTTGCTCAGTTCAATATCCACTCTATCAACGTCCCGGAAAACGACGAGGCGGTGATCACGCTGCGCAAGGCGCTCGCCAAGCGCGCCGAGATGGGAATTATTGGTTTCACATACCAGCAAGAACGCAGCTTCAATGTGATGGAGACCGCCGCAGGTAATGAAGGTACTGCCGGCGGTGTCATGGGCGCCGGTTTGGGATTGGGAATGGGCATTGGCATGGGCCCGAGCATCGGCAGCAACTTTGCCCAGGCTGCAGCCGACATCCGGCCATACGCAGCGCCGCCGCCCCCAGCATCTGCCCCGGAGGCGGTTCCTCACGCCCCGCCGCCACCGCCTGTTGCCGCCCCAGCCAGCGTGGGGCCGTCGGAACGGATCCGACTCCTGAAGGAGTTGGCGGAATTGAAGCAATCCGGCGTTTTGACAGACGCGGAGTTCGATAGCGAAAAAGCTCGAATCCTCGCGAGCTGA
- a CDS encoding H-NS family nucleoid-associated regulatory protein → MPEAKNMSYAEIQKRIKDMDAERAVLEAALQAKRGEEIKVLADAYAKKLQAGGFSISEGINALAPYDTTKARRSGVAPRPPREVETGTTYKNPETGETWIAGAKGRVVGWLQAQINAGKSAASFATDA, encoded by the coding sequence ATGCCAGAAGCAAAAAATATGAGTTATGCCGAGATCCAGAAGCGGATCAAAGACATGGATGCTGAACGTGCAGTGCTTGAGGCAGCGCTCCAAGCAAAGCGTGGTGAAGAGATCAAGGTTCTCGCCGACGCATATGCGAAGAAGCTCCAAGCCGGAGGATTCTCAATCTCCGAGGGCATCAATGCATTGGCGCCATACGACACGACAAAGGCCAGGCGTTCGGGCGTTGCACCGCGTCCGCCGCGCGAGGTCGAAACCGGCACGACATACAAGAATCCCGAAACAGGCGAGACATGGATCGCCGGCGCAAAAGGCCGCGTTGTCGGATGGCTTCAGGCCCAGATTAACGCCGGCAAGAGTGCAGCGTCCTTCGCTACAGATGCTTAG